The genomic stretch TCGTCTAAATTAACACGCATATCGTGTACTTTAAAACTTAACGTATCATTTTCGAACTTTTTTGCGTACTTAATACTGTTTTCAGATAAATCTGCTCCGGTTACTTTATAACCTAGAGAATTTAAATATACAGAATGCCTTCCTTTACCACACGGCATATCTAAAACAGTACTTTTCTTATCGATGTTTAAATAAGTAGTAATATTTTTAATAAATAGTTGTGCTTCAGAGTTATTTCTATCCTTGTAAAGAATGTGGTAATACTTTGTATTAAACCAATCTGTAAACCAATCTTTTGTTTTCATAAGTGCTTTGAGTCTGTAAAAGTAACTAAAACTTACATTCTGTAAAATGAAATTTTAACAAAGTATTTTAAATTAATATTAAAAGCTTAATAGTCTATTGTATAATTTAATTATTAATTTAAAACTTCCGTATTCTAATAACATCATTCTAACAATTAAATGTATTTTTGCATACAATTTTACAAGTATGAATAGAGATTTTAAAATGACAGCAACAACACTTTTTGGTTTAGAAGGTGTGTTGGCAGACGAACTTAAAAAATTAGGAGCACAAGATGTTAAAGAAGCAGTAAGAAGTGTTTCTTTTAGAGGAGATACAGGTTTTATGTACAAAGCTAATATCGCTCTAAGAACGGCTGTTAGAATTTTAAAGCCAATAAAAACTTGTAAAATTTATGATGAAGAAGATTTATATGAAGCTATTCAAAAAATAAAATGGGAAAACTATTTAGATGCCGATGGTACTTTTGCAATTGGTGCTGTAGTAAATTCTAAAAATTTTACATCAAACTCTCATTATATCTCTTTAAAATCTAAAGATGCAATTGCAGATTATTTTCGTCATAAATATCATAAAAGACCAAATGTAGATTTAAAATACCCAGATGTTAAAGTACACGTTCACATTCAGAAAGATTGGTTAACTGTTTCTTTAGATTCATCCGGAGATTCTTTACATAAAAGAGGTTATAGAACCGCTACTAACATTGCACCAATTAATGAAGTTTTAGCAGCCGGAATGGTATTATTATCTGGTTATACTGGTGATGAGAACTTTATTGATCCAATGTGTGGTTCTGGTACAATTTTAATAGAAGCAGCAATGATTGCCAATAATATTCCTGCAAATATTAACAGAAAACTCTTTGCTTTTGAGCATTGGAAAGATTATGATGAAGATTTGTACTTTACCATTCAAGATGCATTGTTAAAGAAAATAAGAAGTTCTCACTTTAAAATTATGGGCTTCGATAAAGCGCCATCTGCGGTTCAAAAAGCAAAAGCAAATATAGAAAGTGCAAATTTAGATGAGTTTATAGGTGTACATCATGTGAACTTTTTTAATTCAACAAAAGAAGTTTTTGGTAACACAACAATTCTATTCAATCCGCCATATGGCGAAAGATTAAACATCGATACAGAAGAGTTTTACAAAAAAATTGGTGACACTTTAAAACACAATTATCCTGGTTCTACGGCTTGGTTAATCACATCAGATACAGATGCTCTAAAATGTGTAGGTTTAAGAACCTCTAAGAGAATTGCTCTTAAAAACGGAGATTTAGATTGTAAATTTGTAAAATACGAATTGTACGAAGGAACCCGTAAATTTAAAGAACGTAAACAAGAAGACACTTCTGAAGATTAATTTTTAGAAGCTATTTCCTGCTTTTCGCACTCGCTTTTTTTCGAAACTCAAAAAGAGCTCAAACAAACGCTACAATCAGGGCTAAACATATTAAACAGTAAAATTTAGAATTAAAAAAAGGAATTGCTTTCTTATTTTAGTTCTATTTTTTATTAGTTTTGATGCTATAGTAATAATTAAATTATAATTAGCGAATTCTAGATTCTATGCATTTTATAGACGTTATTTTACCAATTCCTATTCAGAAGACATTTATTTATTTGGTTACAGAAGATGAAGCCAATTTCTTACAAAAAGGTATGCGAGTAGCGGTATCTTTTGGTAAAACCAAAATGTATACAGGTTTGGTATTTAATATTCATAACAATGCACCAACATTATATGAGGCTAAAGAAATTCATCAAATATTAGATGAAACACCAATTGTAAATGAGCTACAATTGCAACATTGGCAGTGGATTGCTAATTATTACATGTGCTCTTTGGGCGATGTGTATAGAGCATCGTTACCATCGGCTTTTTTATTAGAAAGTGAAACAATACTTTTTAAAAACGAGGCTTTTATAGACGATACTATTTTAGCAGATGATGAGTTTTTAATTTTCGAAGCGCTACATCATCAATCTCAATTAACAATACATCAAGTAGTTGCTATTCTTGGTAAAAAGAAGGTAATGCCAATTGTAAATTCTTTAATAAAGAAATCTGCAATTTATGTTAAAGAAGAAATTTACGAGCAATACAAACCCAAATTAGTAAAATATGTACGATTAAATTCTACTTATAATTCAGATACTGCTCTAAACAAATTATTAGAAGATTTATCTAGAGCAAAAAAACAACGAGAAGCCGTTTTAACCTTCTTTCAATTAGCGACATCAAAAAAACCTATAAAATCTAAAGATTTAGAAACGTCTGCAAATGTTTCTTCATCAATATTAAAATCTTTAGTAGATAAAAATATTTTTGAGTTTTATCACATTCAAACTGATAGAGTTCAGTTTAAAGGAGTTACAAACGACTTAAAAGTATTAAATGAGTTCCAATCGAAAGCACTTTTAGAAATAAAAGAAACTTTTAAAGATAAAGATGTTACACTTTTACACGGCGTTACAAGTTCTGGTAAAACAGAAGTTTATACAAAGCTAATTCAAGAAGTTTTAGATCAAGGCAAACAGGTTTTATTTTTATTACCAGAAATTGCATTGACAACACAAATTATAACACGTTTGCAATTTTATTTTGGCGAACAAATTTCTGTATTTCATTCTAAATATTCTATAAACGAAAGAGTAGAAGTATGGAATAATGTTTTAAATAACAAGCCTAAAGCAAGAATCGTTTTAGGTGCTAGATCATCTGTTTTTTTACCTTTTTCTAATTTAGGATTGATTGTAGTAGATGAAGAACACGAAACTTCTTATAAACAATTCGAGCCTTCACCAAGATACAATGCAAGAGATGCAGCTATTGTTTTAGCTAAAATACATAAGGCAAAAATACTCTTAGGTTCTGCAACACCATCTTTAGAATCTTATTTTAATGCTACTCAAAATAAATATGGTTTTGTTTCTTTAAATAGACGCCATGGTAATGTACAATTGCCAAAAATAGAGCTTATAGACGTTAAGACAAAGCATAAGAAAAAAGAAATGACTGGGCATTTTTCTGATAGAATGCTTTTATTAATAAAAGAAGCTTTAGAAGAGAAAGAACAAGTTATTTTATTTCAAAATAGAAGAGGCTATTCGCCAGTTGTAGAAT from Polaribacter marinaquae encodes the following:
- a CDS encoding THUMP domain-containing class I SAM-dependent RNA methyltransferase; the encoded protein is MNRDFKMTATTLFGLEGVLADELKKLGAQDVKEAVRSVSFRGDTGFMYKANIALRTAVRILKPIKTCKIYDEEDLYEAIQKIKWENYLDADGTFAIGAVVNSKNFTSNSHYISLKSKDAIADYFRHKYHKRPNVDLKYPDVKVHVHIQKDWLTVSLDSSGDSLHKRGYRTATNIAPINEVLAAGMVLLSGYTGDENFIDPMCGSGTILIEAAMIANNIPANINRKLFAFEHWKDYDEDLYFTIQDALLKKIRSSHFKIMGFDKAPSAVQKAKANIESANLDEFIGVHHVNFFNSTKEVFGNTTILFNPPYGERLNIDTEEFYKKIGDTLKHNYPGSTAWLITSDTDALKCVGLRTSKRIALKNGDLDCKFVKYELYEGTRKFKERKQEDTSED
- the priA gene encoding replication restart helicase PriA, whose amino-acid sequence is MHFIDVILPIPIQKTFIYLVTEDEANFLQKGMRVAVSFGKTKMYTGLVFNIHNNAPTLYEAKEIHQILDETPIVNELQLQHWQWIANYYMCSLGDVYRASLPSAFLLESETILFKNEAFIDDTILADDEFLIFEALHHQSQLTIHQVVAILGKKKVMPIVNSLIKKSAIYVKEEIYEQYKPKLVKYVRLNSTYNSDTALNKLLEDLSRAKKQREAVLTFFQLATSKKPIKSKDLETSANVSSSILKSLVDKNIFEFYHIQTDRVQFKGVTNDLKVLNEFQSKALLEIKETFKDKDVTLLHGVTSSGKTEVYTKLIQEVLDQGKQVLFLLPEIALTTQIITRLQFYFGEQISVFHSKYSINERVEVWNNVLNNKPKARIVLGARSSVFLPFSNLGLIVVDEEHETSYKQFEPSPRYNARDAAIVLAKIHKAKILLGSATPSLESYFNATQNKYGFVSLNRRHGNVQLPKIELIDVKTKHKKKEMTGHFSDRMLLLIKEALEEKEQVILFQNRRGYSPVVECKTCGVSPECPNCDVTLTYHKFKHELRCHYCNYQRAMPNSCGACGSNTLDTKGFGTEQIEIELKELFPDYKIGRMDLDTTRGKYGYQKIIGAFEAKEIDILVGTQMLSKGLDFENVSLVGILNADTMLNFPDFRAHERAYDMMVQVSGRAGRSKKQGNVAIQTYNPYHQILQQVSTTSYTEMYKEQLQERWQYKYPPYYRLIKITLKHKDYNKVDSGVNWLFKALYTSFGENVLGPTAPAVSRIRNQYIKNIVIKIPPKQSLVNTKNQITKIRNTFEAVKDFRPIRFIIDVDAY